In a single window of the Agrobacterium vitis genome:
- the oppB gene encoding oligopeptide ABC transporter permease OppB codes for MINFVLRRLMSAIPTIFIVVTISFFLMRFAPGGPFSLERPLPPQTMENIIATFHLNDPLWKQYLHYLANAFQGDFGPSFVYKDNTVAQLISQALPYSIKLGGTALIIALILGVILGTIAALRQNGWIDFTVMSFATIGITVPNFVVGPVLTLIFALMLSWLPAGGWGDGSLYYLALPITVLALPQVAIIARLTRGSMIEALHTDHIRTARAYGLPSRTVIITHAMRGALLPVISYLAPAAAALLTGSAVVESIFTIPGVGRFFVIGALNRDYPLVMATVLLVSIFVIVFNLLVDIAYGLLDPRVRHD; via the coding sequence ATGATCAACTTTGTTCTGCGCCGACTAATGAGCGCGATACCGACGATCTTTATCGTCGTGACCATTTCATTTTTCCTGATGCGCTTTGCGCCGGGTGGACCGTTCAGCCTCGAACGGCCATTGCCGCCGCAAACCATGGAAAACATCATCGCGACATTTCACCTCAACGATCCTTTGTGGAAGCAATATCTACATTATCTCGCCAATGCCTTCCAAGGAGATTTTGGTCCGAGCTTCGTCTACAAGGACAATACCGTTGCCCAGTTGATTTCGCAGGCGCTTCCCTATTCCATCAAGCTTGGCGGCACCGCGCTGATTATCGCGCTGATTTTAGGCGTCATTCTGGGAACAATCGCAGCGCTTCGTCAAAACGGCTGGATCGATTTTACCGTCATGTCTTTTGCGACGATTGGCATTACCGTGCCGAATTTCGTAGTCGGGCCGGTATTGACGTTGATTTTCGCCTTGATGCTGTCATGGCTTCCTGCCGGTGGCTGGGGTGATGGCTCGCTCTATTATCTGGCACTGCCGATTACCGTGCTGGCCCTGCCCCAGGTCGCCATTATCGCCCGCCTCACCCGCGGCTCGATGATCGAAGCCTTGCATACCGACCATATCCGCACGGCCCGCGCCTATGGCCTGCCTTCGCGGACGGTCATCATAACCCATGCCATGCGTGGAGCGCTGCTGCCGGTTATTTCCTATCTCGCTCCGGCAGCTGCGGCTCTTTTGACCGGCTCTGCCGTGGTCGAGAGCATTTTCACCATTCCAGGCGTCGGACGCTTCTTTGTCATCGGCGCCCTGAACCGGGACTACCCGCTGGTGATGGCAACAGTTCTGCTGGTTTCGATCTTCGTGATCGTCTTCAATCTGCTTGTCGACATCGCCTACGGCCTGCTCGATCCGAGGGTCCGCCATGACTGA
- a CDS encoding peptide ABC transporter substrate-binding protein, translated as MTQMKIRLATAVLAGSLLFGASSALAEAVLRRGNAAEPKSLDPAHISIDIEGHIMQDLYEGLVVFDNAGKIQPGAAESWKISADGTVYTFNLRKDAKWSDGSPLTAGDFVFSLQREENPKTAAEYANILYPIKNAQKVNKGELPPEQLGVKAVDDHTLEITLEQATPFFLQLMTHYTSLPISKANYEKFGDQFVKPGNMVSNGAFKLQAHVPNDSLTVIKNENYWDAKNVKLDKVIFYPIDDQAAAQRRYEAKELDVSYGLPLDQLKRLKAAFGAQVHATPSLATEYYAFDTREAPYSDVRVRQALSMAVDRDFVANDIRSGAVIPAYSFVPPGMEGYGTGPQPEFAKLSQIDREDKAVELMKEAGYGQGGKPLNIEIRYNTNADHERLATAIADMWKTTFGATVKLTNLDVASHYSYLQEGGKFNVARAAWAADYADPENFLALQISDNKTFNYPHWNNPEFDALMAKSYKETDPAKRMELMKQAEAIQVKEQPIMPLYFRSNLWMVSENVQGWGDSGVDWHLSKYLSLSK; from the coding sequence ATGACCCAGATGAAAATCAGATTGGCAACGGCAGTGCTGGCAGGTTCCCTGCTGTTTGGTGCAAGCAGTGCATTGGCGGAAGCGGTGCTTCGGCGCGGCAACGCTGCAGAGCCCAAGTCGCTCGATCCAGCCCATATCTCGATCGACATCGAAGGTCATATCATGCAGGACCTTTACGAAGGTCTCGTGGTGTTTGACAATGCCGGTAAGATTCAGCCAGGCGCTGCTGAAAGCTGGAAAATCTCTGCGGATGGCACGGTCTACACATTCAACCTCCGCAAGGATGCCAAGTGGTCTGATGGCTCGCCTCTGACGGCAGGCGACTTCGTCTTCTCCCTTCAACGTGAGGAAAATCCGAAGACAGCCGCCGAATATGCCAATATTCTTTATCCGATCAAAAATGCCCAGAAGGTCAACAAGGGTGAATTGCCCCCCGAACAGCTTGGTGTGAAGGCTGTGGATGACCACACGCTGGAAATCACCCTGGAACAGGCAACGCCATTCTTTCTGCAATTGATGACCCATTATACCTCCTTGCCGATCAGCAAGGCCAATTATGAAAAATTCGGCGACCAATTCGTCAAGCCGGGCAACATGGTGTCCAACGGCGCCTTCAAGCTGCAAGCCCATGTGCCGAATGACAGCCTGACCGTCATCAAGAATGAAAATTACTGGGATGCGAAAAACGTCAAGCTCGACAAGGTGATCTTTTACCCGATCGACGATCAGGCCGCTGCCCAGCGCCGCTATGAAGCCAAGGAACTGGATGTCAGCTACGGTCTGCCGCTTGACCAATTGAAGCGCCTCAAGGCTGCATTTGGCGCGCAAGTCCATGCCACACCGTCACTTGCAACCGAATATTACGCTTTCGACACCCGCGAAGCGCCCTATAGCGACGTGCGGGTCCGCCAGGCTCTGTCCATGGCAGTCGACCGCGATTTCGTCGCCAATGACATTCGCTCTGGCGCGGTGATCCCGGCCTATAGCTTTGTGCCGCCGGGCATGGAAGGCTATGGCACCGGCCCGCAGCCTGAATTCGCCAAGCTTTCGCAGATCGACCGCGAGGACAAGGCTGTTGAACTGATGAAAGAGGCCGGTTACGGCCAAGGCGGCAAGCCGCTGAACATCGAAATCCGCTATAACACCAATGCCGACCACGAACGGCTGGCGACCGCCATTGCCGACATGTGGAAGACAACCTTTGGTGCCACGGTCAAGCTGACCAATCTCGATGTAGCCTCGCATTACTCCTACCTGCAGGAAGGCGGCAAGTTCAACGTTGCCCGTGCGGCCTGGGCTGCCGACTATGCCGACCCGGAAAACTTCCTGGCGCTGCAAATCAGCGACAACAAGACCTTCAATTATCCCCATTGGAATAACCCGGAATTCGACGCGCTGATGGCGAAATCCTATAAGGAAACAGATCCGGCCAAGCGCATGGAGCTGATGAAACAGGCTGAAGCCATTCAGGTGAAGGAACAGCCGATCATGCCGCTTTATTTCCGGTCCAATCTGTGGATGGTCTCTGAAAACGTGCAGGGCTGGGGCGACAGTGGCGTTGATTGGCACCTCTCCAAGTATCTGAGCCTGTCCAAGTAA
- a CDS encoding DUF2218 domain-containing protein, whose translation MPKTIATIPTQNGWKYVQQLCKHWSHKLTVELGDNQGTVTFDTATAVMTCDEAGLTVTIEAENDELLERYKGVVSSHLDRFAFREAPLPFDWKPA comes from the coding sequence ATGCCCAAAACCATTGCCACCATCCCGACCCAAAACGGCTGGAAATATGTCCAGCAACTCTGCAAGCATTGGAGCCACAAGCTGACCGTCGAGCTTGGCGACAACCAGGGTACAGTGACCTTCGACACGGCCACCGCCGTGATGACCTGCGACGAGGCAGGACTGACGGTCACCATCGAGGCAGAAAACGACGAGTTGCTGGAGCGCTACAAAGGCGTGGTCTCCAGCCATCTCGACCGCTTCGCCTTCCGCGAAGCGCCCCTGCCCTTCGACTGGAAGCCTGCGTGA
- a CDS encoding glutamine synthetase family protein has product MTQIDASTSTASDPQARIEILLVGMNGDLRGKMIPLNAEDKVWKNSVRLPASTQSLDIWGDDNDDLTGISLTLGDPDGLCIPDKRSLSPMPWAPAGSRQVLATMHTLQGQPHFVCPRAILARVLERFTALGLTPVVATELEFYVMEDDWRETGRPMPPKALTYRGEPNGFQLYDMRATGAMEDYLATVRAYADAMGLPADATTAEFGPGQFEVNLLHRPDAMAAADDCIYLKRVAEFAARRHGLKSTCMAKPYGDQAGSGLHVHVSIIDTQGHNILDAKGGEPVKLKSVTAGLLQTMREAQLIFAPFANSYRRFQPGSFAPDRIDWGFGHRGTAIRIPDKDGPAARIEHRVAGADANPHLLLAAILGGMLQGLEADLDPGPVTTPDAPATSPDLLTHDFLTAVDAFRTSDFIADIFGRQYRQLYGDTKRKEAITYLRTVSDFDYRTYLPRL; this is encoded by the coding sequence ATGACCCAGATCGACGCCTCCACCAGCACCGCTTCCGACCCGCAGGCCCGGATCGAAATCCTGCTGGTTGGCATGAATGGCGACCTGCGCGGCAAGATGATCCCGCTCAATGCCGAGGATAAGGTCTGGAAAAACAGCGTCCGCCTGCCCGCGTCTACGCAGTCGCTGGATATCTGGGGCGATGATAATGACGACCTGACCGGCATTTCGCTGACGCTGGGCGATCCCGATGGCCTGTGCATTCCCGACAAGCGTTCGCTTAGCCCCATGCCCTGGGCGCCGGCAGGCTCCAGACAGGTGCTGGCCACCATGCATACACTTCAGGGCCAGCCGCATTTCGTCTGCCCGCGCGCCATTCTGGCCCGGGTGCTGGAGCGGTTTACGGCATTGGGTCTCACGCCCGTCGTGGCGACCGAGCTGGAATTTTACGTGATGGAAGATGATTGGCGCGAGACCGGTCGGCCAATGCCGCCCAAGGCGCTGACCTATCGCGGCGAGCCGAACGGCTTTCAGCTGTATGACATGCGGGCAACCGGAGCGATGGAGGATTATCTGGCCACCGTACGCGCCTATGCCGACGCCATGGGCCTGCCCGCCGATGCAACGACGGCGGAATTCGGCCCTGGCCAGTTCGAGGTCAATCTTCTGCACCGGCCCGACGCCATGGCTGCGGCGGATGACTGCATCTACCTGAAGCGCGTCGCCGAATTTGCCGCCCGCCGCCATGGGCTGAAATCCACCTGCATGGCCAAGCCCTATGGCGATCAGGCAGGCTCCGGCCTGCATGTGCATGTCAGCATTATCGATACGCAAGGCCACAATATTCTCGATGCCAAGGGCGGCGAACCGGTCAAGCTGAAATCGGTGACGGCGGGCCTGTTGCAGACCATGCGGGAAGCACAGCTGATTTTTGCGCCTTTTGCCAATTCCTATCGCCGTTTCCAGCCCGGCTCCTTTGCGCCCGACCGGATCGACTGGGGTTTCGGCCATCGCGGCACCGCGATCCGCATTCCGGATAAAGACGGCCCGGCAGCACGGATCGAGCACCGGGTGGCAGGCGCCGACGCCAATCCGCATCTGTTGCTAGCCGCCATTCTCGGCGGCATGTTGCAGGGGCTGGAGGCCGACCTCGATCCCGGCCCAGTCACCACGCCGGATGCGCCAGCCACCAGCCCGGACCTGTTGACCCACGACTTCCTGACCGCCGTCGATGCCTTCCGCACCTCGGATTTCATCGCCGATATTTTCGGTCGCCAATATCGCCAGCTCTATGGCGACACCAAGCGCAAGGAAGCGATCACCTATCTGCGTACCGTGTCGGATTTCGATTACAGGACCTATCTGCCACGCCTGTAA
- a CDS encoding PadR family transcriptional regulator, with product MRFSHSHEYQGDHGGRHGHPLADLMHAMRGGPFGHKGPDGKHGRGRDGERRRMFETGELRLVLLKLISELPRHGYDLIREIERLSGGAYAPSPGVIYPTMTLLLDMGLAEEQQTEGARKLLGITEAGKIHLDDNAEAVEIAIARLTALAKLTERTDTGPVRRAIHNLRAVIHDRLAQDDVSRETQLDVARILDEAASKIERL from the coding sequence ATGCGATTTTCTCATTCACACGAATACCAGGGCGACCATGGTGGCAGACACGGTCATCCGCTTGCCGACCTGATGCACGCGATGCGTGGCGGTCCCTTTGGACATAAAGGGCCGGACGGCAAACATGGGCGCGGACGCGATGGCGAACGCCGCCGGATGTTTGAGACCGGTGAGTTGCGACTGGTGCTATTGAAGCTGATTTCGGAACTGCCGCGCCATGGCTATGACCTGATCCGCGAAATCGAGCGGCTGTCGGGCGGTGCCTATGCGCCCAGCCCCGGCGTGATCTATCCGACCATGACCCTATTGCTGGATATGGGCCTGGCCGAGGAACAACAGACCGAGGGCGCCCGCAAATTGCTGGGCATTACCGAGGCTGGAAAAATCCACCTCGACGACAATGCAGAAGCGGTAGAGATTGCCATCGCCCGGCTGACCGCCCTTGCCAAATTGACCGAGCGCACTGACACCGGACCGGTGCGCCGGGCAATCCATAATTTGCGCGCCGTGATCCATGACCGGCTCGCCCAGGACGACGTGTCGCGCGAGACGCAATTGGACGTCGCCCGCATTCTCGATGAAGCAGCCAGCAAGATTGAAAGGCTTTGA
- a CDS encoding aspartate aminotransferase family protein, which yields MNEKPAALSNLAAIDAAHHLHPFNDTKKLNEAGVRIIERAEGVHIWDATGKKYLDAFGGLWCVNVGYGRKSIADAAYVQMQELPYYNTFFGSTTPPATLLAQKVTSLAGPQMNHVFFTNSGSEATDTWFRLARVYWKALGHPSKTQVIARKNGYHGSTVAGASLGGMKYMHEQGNLPIEGIHHINQPYWYGEGGTLSPDEFGLKAAQELEAKILELGAENVAAFVAEPVQGAGGVIIPPQTYWPEIVRICKHYDVLLVSDEVICGFGRLGSWFGYQHFGFEPDLAPIAKGLSSGYLPVGGVLVSDRVAEVLINEVGDFNHGYTYSGHPVCAAAALENIRILEEEKLVERVRDDIGPYFATALASLADHQMVGEVVSLGLIGAVQLTADKASRRRFAKPDDVGAQVRNHCVAGGVIVRATGDRMLFSPPFIISRAEVDQAVEVLGKALDWLRDHYRE from the coding sequence ATGAACGAGAAACCCGCCGCCCTTTCCAATCTTGCCGCCATCGATGCCGCCCATCATCTGCACCCGTTCAACGACACCAAAAAACTGAATGAAGCGGGTGTCCGCATTATTGAGCGAGCCGAAGGCGTCCATATATGGGATGCGACGGGCAAGAAATATCTGGATGCGTTTGGCGGGCTGTGGTGCGTCAATGTCGGCTACGGTCGCAAGTCGATTGCCGATGCCGCCTATGTGCAAATGCAGGAATTGCCGTATTACAACACGTTTTTCGGCTCCACCACGCCACCGGCGACGTTGCTGGCGCAGAAGGTGACCAGCCTGGCTGGGCCGCAGATGAACCATGTGTTCTTCACAAATTCGGGCTCCGAGGCAACCGATACATGGTTTCGCCTGGCGCGGGTCTATTGGAAGGCGCTCGGCCACCCCAGCAAGACCCAGGTGATCGCCCGTAAGAATGGCTATCACGGCTCGACCGTTGCGGGCGCTTCGCTAGGCGGCATGAAATATATGCATGAACAGGGCAATCTGCCGATCGAGGGCATTCACCACATCAACCAGCCCTATTGGTATGGTGAGGGCGGCACCCTGTCGCCTGACGAGTTTGGCTTGAAGGCCGCGCAGGAGTTGGAAGCGAAAATTCTGGAATTGGGTGCCGAAAACGTTGCGGCTTTCGTGGCCGAGCCGGTGCAAGGAGCGGGCGGCGTGATCATTCCGCCGCAGACCTATTGGCCGGAGATTGTCCGGATCTGCAAGCACTATGACGTTCTCTTGGTCTCGGATGAAGTGATCTGCGGCTTTGGCCGGTTGGGTAGCTGGTTCGGCTATCAGCATTTCGGTTTTGAGCCGGATCTGGCTCCGATTGCCAAGGGCCTATCGTCAGGCTACCTGCCGGTCGGTGGCGTGCTGGTCTCGGATCGGGTGGCCGAAGTGCTGATCAATGAGGTCGGCGATTTCAATCACGGCTACACCTATTCCGGCCATCCAGTCTGCGCGGCGGCGGCATTGGAAAATATCCGCATCCTGGAAGAGGAAAAGCTGGTGGAGCGGGTGCGCGACGATATCGGCCCGTATTTCGCGACGGCGCTGGCTTCGCTTGCCGATCATCAGATGGTGGGGGAAGTGGTCAGCCTTGGGCTGATCGGCGCAGTGCAACTGACAGCGGACAAGGCATCGCGCCGTCGCTTCGCCAAGCCCGATGATGTCGGCGCGCAAGTGCGCAATCATTGCGTCGCGGGTGGCGTGATTGTCCGCGCCACCGGCGACCGCATGCTGTTTTCGCCACCGTTTATTATCTCCCGTGCCGAGGTCGATCAGGCGGTGGAGGTTTTGGGCAAGGCGCTGGATTGGCTGCGCGATCACTATCGCGAATAA